A portion of the Krasilnikovia cinnamomea genome contains these proteins:
- a CDS encoding roadblock/LC7 domain-containing protein yields the protein MTSTQDLGWLLANFADRVPGVAHAIAVSADGLLLAASRDLPRDRADQLAAIASGLVSLTQGAARCFEGGAVLQTVVEMDNGFLFLMSISDGSSFAVLAARSCDVGQVGYEMALLVDRVGEALTPAPRSAAVLG from the coding sequence ATGACATCTACGCAGGATCTGGGTTGGCTCCTGGCCAACTTCGCCGACCGCGTTCCCGGGGTGGCGCACGCGATCGCGGTATCCGCCGACGGTCTGCTTCTCGCGGCGTCGCGCGACCTTCCGCGTGACCGCGCCGACCAGCTGGCGGCCATCGCCTCCGGCCTGGTCAGCCTGACCCAGGGGGCAGCGCGCTGCTTCGAGGGCGGCGCGGTCCTGCAGACGGTCGTGGAGATGGACAACGGGTTCCTGTTCCTGATGTCGATCTCCGACGGCTCGTCGTTCGCGGTGCTGGCAGCCCGCAGTTGCGACGTCGGCCAGGTGGGCTACGAGATGGCCCTGCTGGTCGACCGGGTCGGCGAGGCGCTGACGCCGGCGCCACGTTCGGCCGCGGTTCTGGGCTGA
- a CDS encoding sensor histidine kinase — MSKRPKPANAVMSRLRRPAGRLRDLPIWSKLGLIMLVPTLATVIVGVSGLIDHIGEANNAERARTLSVLSEAAGGLVDHLQNERAYGVAITQAKGPAKDDAKKLYNDEHAQVDAARLPYAQQKAALDDVPEKVGVLLLRLDRNLEDLPAVRSQTANDKLTVDDVEGAYGALINDLLNVRDASAQLALDTTLSDHLRAVAAVARAKDFVAQQRGVGHRVLGAGDFNAGLRQKFLLTDAGFAIADSTLRTVGTDEEIALFDRVVDGADERAATNLTGQLRARTGQFTTDIPFDTGSWETAMVGYNKLFRQVETRMDADIVREATGLRDDVNRRVFIETSVLIGMLLLAITFAWLVARSMARSLRELRQGALSVAQYGLPQAVERLRDPALTSSLTPAQVADQVAEPLPVRSRDEFGQVTEAFNAVHLEAVRTAAEQAALRSSVATMFVNLARRSQILVDRLIGHLDRLERGEEDPDRLAELFQLDHLATRMRRNDENLLVLAGADSTRVQREPAALIDVLRAAQSEVEHYTRVEFGMIDRDIEVSAHAVNDMVHLVAELFDNATAFSPPNSTVLVEARRLGDGALLSVEDRGIGISREQLRDLNERLANPPMVDVAVSRMMGLVVVARLANRHGVSVQLRPADNERGTVAEVGLPLGVLASSAVASRATSNGIGASPYGATEPAQRSPFAEPLALESGGPGQGFPAGRPFDPSAPVNSGGLLGGGRGVPAWSDLTGAPANGYTNGSAGLNGTNGFHGPRAGESPFAPPQSPAPQSPAPQSPAPQGFGSQGFGPQGLNGDLPQRRNGEAVRGEDGAFGATIPRQLPANPDSQARSPFVPPVSAPPVPPTSAPPVPSAPPYGGRPVSGMPASGVPSSAPPAQPAPPVWPPVAGDANGTPQVPENLAAALDMTAELPRYRPERSPAGTPQSAPPATDRQRIDAERAVAAHEAAAAEAAAAHATAAAQIAAAQQRAAQTDNRYADETMELPIFRELESAWFTTNRSSSVVKSPDGESDALTTQRYSTAEPTRPAAAAQSTTAAPESRTADKVRDAATVGALPTRGSTAAASNGAASNGAASNGAAANGIAAGNGTTIGNGKATGNGTTMGNGSGSGPTAGNAAWQTAADEGWQAARAAAEAPVETTTSAGLPKRTPMAQLVPGGVDRGGTSVQRRTPEAVRGLLSAYHRGVQRGRTKEQSTNPEETPGGQQSSQAGKEHEA, encoded by the coding sequence GTGAGCAAGCGCCCCAAGCCGGCGAACGCGGTCATGTCGCGTCTCCGCCGACCGGCCGGCCGACTGCGGGATCTCCCCATCTGGTCGAAGCTGGGCCTGATCATGCTCGTGCCGACCCTGGCGACGGTGATCGTCGGGGTCAGCGGCCTGATCGACCACATCGGCGAGGCCAACAACGCCGAACGTGCCCGCACCCTCTCGGTGCTTTCGGAGGCGGCCGGTGGTCTGGTCGACCACCTGCAGAACGAGCGCGCCTACGGCGTGGCGATCACGCAGGCCAAGGGCCCGGCGAAGGACGACGCCAAGAAGCTGTACAACGACGAGCATGCCCAGGTGGACGCCGCCCGGCTGCCGTACGCCCAGCAGAAGGCCGCCCTGGACGACGTACCCGAGAAGGTCGGCGTGCTGCTGCTGCGCCTCGACCGCAACCTCGAGGACCTGCCCGCGGTCCGCAGCCAGACCGCCAACGACAAGCTCACCGTCGACGACGTCGAGGGGGCGTACGGCGCCCTCATCAACGACCTGCTGAACGTCCGCGACGCCTCCGCGCAGCTCGCCCTGGACACCACGCTCAGCGACCACCTGCGTGCCGTGGCCGCGGTCGCCCGGGCCAAGGACTTCGTCGCCCAGCAGCGCGGCGTCGGCCACAGGGTGCTCGGCGCCGGCGACTTCAACGCCGGCCTGCGGCAGAAGTTCCTGCTGACCGACGCCGGCTTCGCCATCGCCGACTCGACCCTGCGCACCGTCGGCACGGACGAGGAGATCGCGCTCTTCGACCGCGTGGTCGACGGCGCCGACGAGCGGGCCGCCACCAACCTGACCGGTCAGCTGCGCGCCCGTACGGGCCAGTTCACCACCGACATCCCGTTCGACACCGGGTCGTGGGAAACCGCGATGGTCGGCTACAACAAGCTCTTCCGTCAGGTCGAGACGCGGATGGACGCCGACATCGTGCGGGAGGCCACCGGCCTGCGCGACGACGTGAACCGGCGGGTCTTCATCGAGACCAGCGTGCTGATCGGCATGCTCCTGCTGGCCATCACGTTCGCCTGGTTGGTCGCCCGCTCGATGGCCCGTTCGCTGCGCGAGCTGCGCCAGGGTGCCCTCTCGGTCGCCCAGTACGGCCTGCCCCAGGCGGTCGAGCGGCTGCGTGACCCCGCGCTCACCAGCTCGCTCACCCCGGCGCAGGTCGCCGACCAGGTCGCCGAGCCGCTGCCGGTGCGCAGCCGCGACGAGTTCGGGCAGGTGACCGAGGCGTTCAACGCCGTCCACCTGGAAGCGGTCCGGACCGCGGCCGAGCAGGCCGCGCTGCGCTCCTCCGTCGCGACGATGTTCGTCAACCTCGCCCGCCGTTCGCAGATCCTGGTCGACCGGCTCATCGGTCACCTCGACCGGCTGGAGCGCGGCGAGGAGGACCCGGACCGGCTGGCCGAGCTGTTCCAGCTCGACCACCTCGCCACCCGAATGCGCCGCAACGACGAGAACCTCCTGGTTCTCGCGGGTGCCGACTCCACCCGTGTGCAGCGCGAGCCGGCCGCCCTCATCGACGTGTTGCGCGCCGCCCAGTCCGAGGTGGAGCACTACACGCGCGTCGAGTTCGGAATGATCGACCGCGACATCGAGGTGTCGGCGCACGCCGTCAACGACATGGTGCACCTGGTCGCCGAGCTGTTCGACAACGCGACCGCGTTCTCCCCGCCGAACTCGACCGTGCTGGTCGAGGCGCGGCGGCTGGGCGACGGCGCCCTGCTCTCGGTCGAGGACCGCGGTATCGGCATCAGCCGTGAGCAGCTGCGCGACCTCAACGAGCGGCTGGCCAACCCGCCCATGGTGGATGTGGCCGTCTCCCGGATGATGGGCCTCGTCGTGGTCGCCCGGCTGGCCAACCGGCACGGCGTGTCCGTGCAGCTGCGCCCGGCCGACAACGAGCGCGGCACGGTGGCCGAAGTCGGCCTGCCGCTCGGCGTCCTCGCGTCGAGCGCCGTGGCCTCCCGGGCCACCAGCAACGGAATCGGTGCGTCCCCGTACGGCGCCACCGAGCCGGCGCAGCGGTCGCCGTTCGCGGAGCCGCTCGCGCTGGAGAGCGGGGGACCGGGCCAGGGCTTCCCGGCCGGCCGCCCGTTCGACCCCAGCGCGCCGGTGAACTCCGGCGGACTGCTCGGCGGGGGTCGTGGGGTACCCGCCTGGTCCGACCTGACCGGCGCTCCCGCCAACGGCTACACGAACGGCAGCGCCGGACTCAACGGCACGAACGGATTCCACGGCCCGCGCGCCGGGGAGTCGCCGTTCGCGCCGCCGCAGAGCCCGGCCCCGCAGAGCCCGGCACCGCAGAGCCCCGCACCGCAGGGCTTCGGTTCGCAGGGCTTCGGCCCCCAGGGCCTCAACGGCGACCTGCCGCAGCGGCGCAACGGCGAGGCGGTCCGCGGCGAGGACGGCGCGTTCGGCGCCACCATCCCGCGTCAGCTGCCCGCCAACCCGGACAGCCAGGCGCGCAGCCCGTTCGTGCCGCCCGTCTCGGCGCCTCCGGTGCCGCCGACTTCCGCCCCGCCCGTACCGTCCGCCCCGCCGTACGGTGGTCGGCCGGTGTCCGGGATGCCCGCCTCCGGCGTGCCCAGCTCGGCTCCGCCCGCCCAGCCGGCCCCGCCGGTCTGGCCCCCGGTCGCGGGCGACGCGAACGGCACGCCGCAGGTCCCGGAGAACCTGGCCGCCGCGCTCGACATGACGGCCGAGCTGCCCCGGTACCGTCCGGAGCGCTCGCCCGCCGGGACGCCGCAGTCGGCGCCGCCCGCCACGGACCGGCAGCGGATCGACGCCGAGCGCGCGGTCGCGGCCCACGAGGCGGCCGCCGCCGAGGCAGCCGCCGCGCACGCGACCGCCGCCGCGCAGATCGCGGCCGCACAGCAGCGCGCCGCCCAGACCGACAACCGGTACGCGGACGAGACCATGGAGCTGCCGATCTTCCGGGAGCTCGAGTCGGCCTGGTTCACCACGAACCGGAGCAGCAGCGTGGTGAAGTCCCCGGATGGGGAGAGCGACGCGCTCACCACCCAGCGGTACTCGACCGCCGAGCCGACCCGCCCGGCCGCCGCCGCGCAGTCCACGACGGCGGCACCCGAGAGCCGCACCGCCGACAAGGTCCGTGACGCCGCCACCGTCGGTGCCCTGCCGACCCGTGGCAGCACCGCGGCAGCCTCGAACGGCGCAGCCTCGAACGGCGCAGCCTCGAACGGGGCGGCCGCGAACGGGATCGCCGCCGGCAACGGGACTACCATCGGCAACGGCAAGGCCACGGGCAACGGGACGACCATGGGCAACGGATCGGGCAGCGGCCCCACCGCGGGGAACGCCGCCTGGCAGACCGCGGCGGACGAGGGCTGGCAGGCCGCACGGGCGGCCGCCGAGGCTCCCGTCGAGACCACCACCTCGGCGGGTTTGCCAAAGCGCACTCCGATGGCTCAACTCGTCCCCGGCGGTGTCGATCGGGGCGGTACCTCCGTCCAGCGCCGTACGCCGGAGGCGGTTCGCGGGCTGCTGTCCGCGTACCACCGGGGTGTGCAGCGGGGTCGCACCAAGGAACAATCGACCAACCCGGAGGAGACTCCGGGAGGGCAGCAGTCCTCGCAGGCTGGCAAGGAGCATGAGGCATGA
- a CDS encoding adenosine deaminase, translated as MVAISYPDIVKAPKALLHDHLDGGLRPATVVELADAVGHELPERDPQRLGQWFVAAADSGSLERYLETFAHTVAVMQTEAGLHRVARECALDLAADGVVYAEVRYAPEQHLERGLSLEQVVEAVRAGFEDGAAEAAAQGRQIRIGTLLTAMRHAARSQEIAELAVRYRDSGVVGFDIAGAEAGFPPTRHLDAFEYLQRENAHFTIHAGEAFGLPSIWQAIQWCGADRLGHGVRIVDDITGHVPSAGSTTPTGGSASAPPGGPVLGRLAAYVRDKRIPLELCPSSNVQTGAAPSIAEHPIGLLHDLRFRVTVNTDNRLMSGTSMSRELTLLTEAFGWGWSELQWLTINAMKSAFIPYDERLAIINETIKPAYAKLIA; from the coding sequence ATGGTCGCCATTTCATACCCCGACATCGTCAAGGCCCCGAAAGCGCTGCTGCACGACCACCTGGACGGGGGTCTGCGCCCGGCGACGGTGGTGGAACTCGCCGACGCCGTGGGGCATGAGCTGCCGGAGCGCGACCCGCAGCGGCTGGGTCAGTGGTTCGTGGCGGCCGCCGATTCGGGCTCGCTGGAACGCTACCTGGAGACGTTCGCGCACACGGTGGCGGTCATGCAGACCGAGGCGGGCCTGCACCGGGTGGCCCGCGAGTGCGCGCTTGACCTGGCCGCCGACGGGGTGGTGTACGCGGAGGTGCGCTACGCACCGGAGCAGCACCTGGAGCGCGGGCTGAGCCTGGAACAGGTCGTCGAGGCGGTCCGCGCCGGCTTCGAGGACGGGGCCGCCGAGGCGGCCGCGCAGGGCCGGCAGATCCGGATCGGCACCCTGCTCACCGCGATGCGGCACGCGGCGCGGTCGCAGGAGATCGCCGAGCTGGCGGTGCGCTACCGCGACTCGGGCGTGGTCGGCTTCGACATCGCCGGGGCGGAGGCCGGTTTCCCGCCCACCCGGCATCTGGACGCCTTCGAGTACCTGCAGCGGGAGAATGCCCACTTCACGATCCACGCGGGCGAGGCGTTCGGGCTGCCGTCGATCTGGCAGGCGATCCAGTGGTGCGGTGCGGACCGGCTCGGCCACGGGGTACGCATCGTGGACGACATCACCGGTCACGTGCCGTCGGCGGGCTCGACCACGCCCACCGGCGGCTCGGCGTCGGCCCCGCCCGGTGGCCCGGTGCTGGGGCGGCTGGCCGCGTACGTCCGGGACAAGCGCATCCCGCTGGAGCTGTGCCCGTCGTCGAACGTGCAGACCGGGGCGGCGCCCTCGATCGCCGAGCACCCCATCGGGCTGCTGCACGACCTGCGCTTCCGGGTCACGGTCAACACGGACAACCGGCTCATGAGCGGGACCTCGATGTCGCGGGAGCTGACGCTGCTGACCGAGGCCTTCGGCTGGGGCTGGAGCGAACTGCAGTGGCTCACGATCAACGCGATGAAATCGGCGTTCATCCCGTACGACGAGCGGCTGGCCATCATCAACGAAACGATCAAGCCGGCGTACGCGAAGTTGATCGCCTGA
- a CDS encoding methyltransferase domain-containing protein, which yields MIDAALPFLRCPVCAGALRRAVPAALRCPRGHSFDIARQGYASLTAGRSPHSGDSAEMVADRERFLAAGHYDFIADALADAAQTTVAQTTAAQTTAAASDAVQTAGAGTAGAEGPAGGGTGLVIDAGTGTGRYLSAVLERLPAATGLGLDVSKPALRRAARAHPRAAAVHADLWRPLPLADGAADLVLDVFAPRNGPEFRRVLRPGGALLVVTPAADHLAELVEGYGLVQVDPDKAERVANSLSADFVEKHRRVLRKTLRLNGDEARTLIGMTPSARHVAAAELPTGDVTVTAAVELTVYC from the coding sequence ATGATCGACGCAGCACTGCCGTTCCTGCGGTGCCCGGTGTGTGCGGGCGCACTGCGGCGGGCAGTCCCGGCGGCGTTGCGGTGCCCGCGCGGGCACAGCTTCGACATCGCCCGGCAGGGGTACGCGAGCCTGACCGCGGGCCGCAGCCCGCATTCCGGCGACAGCGCCGAGATGGTCGCCGACCGGGAGAGGTTCCTGGCCGCCGGGCACTACGACTTCATCGCCGACGCCCTGGCCGACGCCGCCCAGACCACAGTCGCCCAGACCACAGCCGCCCAGACCACAGCCGCCGCAAGCGACGCCGTCCAGACGGCGGGCGCTGGGACGGCGGGCGCCGAGGGCCCGGCGGGAGGCGGAACCGGACTCGTGATCGACGCCGGCACCGGCACCGGCCGCTACCTCTCGGCCGTACTCGAAAGACTGCCGGCCGCGACCGGACTCGGCCTGGACGTGTCGAAGCCGGCCCTGCGCCGCGCCGCCCGCGCCCACCCGCGGGCCGCGGCCGTGCACGCGGACCTGTGGCGGCCGCTGCCGCTGGCCGACGGCGCCGCCGACCTCGTGCTCGACGTGTTCGCCCCGCGCAACGGCCCGGAGTTCCGCCGGGTGCTGCGCCCCGGCGGCGCGCTGCTGGTCGTCACCCCCGCGGCGGACCACCTGGCCGAGCTGGTCGAGGGGTACGGCCTGGTCCAGGTCGACCCGGACAAGGCCGAACGGGTCGCGAACAGCCTGAGCGCCGACTTCGTCGAAAAGCACCGCCGGGTGCTGCGCAAGACCCTGCGGCTGAACGGCGACGAGGCCCGCACGCTGATCGGCATGACCCCCAGCGCCCGCCACGTCGCCGCTGCCGAGCTGCCGACCGGCGACGTGACCGTCACGGCGGCCGTGGAACTCACCGTCTACTGCTAG
- a CDS encoding DUF4272 domain-containing protein, which produces MTKAAPDPRAVREASLDELERLALPLPPQSFPLVWEPGDGVELRRTTEIEARAAVLHVVVARCFGMPTELAMGWLLGSHLVEEVTPPEWQFVTGAQGDHRSFVLHHDAVFALAWLLGLSRHLDPTARPEDRLMRVMPDLPSGETFREWRSRTLVAPRDAVEAAVLLDLYYCLDWAFQEAERDGLALPGEVGSNAIGQRRWALEWAVVFRGPYHDRPPDWEEVDLSV; this is translated from the coding sequence ATGACCAAGGCCGCTCCCGATCCCCGCGCGGTCCGCGAGGCGAGCCTCGACGAGCTGGAGCGGCTCGCGCTGCCGCTGCCGCCGCAGTCGTTCCCGCTGGTGTGGGAGCCCGGCGACGGGGTCGAGCTGCGCCGCACCACCGAGATCGAGGCCCGGGCGGCCGTGCTGCACGTCGTGGTGGCCCGCTGCTTCGGCATGCCGACCGAGCTGGCGATGGGCTGGCTGCTCGGCTCGCACCTGGTCGAGGAGGTGACGCCGCCGGAGTGGCAGTTCGTGACCGGGGCGCAGGGTGACCACCGGTCGTTCGTGCTGCACCACGACGCGGTGTTCGCGCTGGCCTGGCTGCTCGGCCTGAGCCGCCACCTGGACCCGACCGCGCGTCCCGAGGACCGGCTGATGCGGGTCATGCCGGATCTGCCCTCCGGCGAGACGTTCCGCGAGTGGCGCTCCCGGACACTGGTCGCGCCGCGCGACGCGGTCGAGGCGGCCGTCCTGCTGGACCTGTACTACTGCCTGGACTGGGCGTTCCAGGAGGCGGAACGCGACGGGCTGGCCCTGCCCGGCGAGGTGGGCAGCAACGCGATCGGGCAGCGCCGGTGGGCCCTGGAATGGGCCGTCGTGTTCCGTGGGCCCTACCACGACCGGCCGCCGGACTGGGAGGAAGTGGACCTCTCGGTCTAG
- a CDS encoding thymidine phosphorylase: MSGEFAAVDVIIAKRDGHALSDAQIDWVVDAYTRGVVADEQMSALAMAILLRGMTGAEIARWTAAMIASGERLDLSAVSRPTVDKHSTGGVGDKITLPLTPLVAACGVAVPQLSGRGLGHTGGTLDKLESIPGWRARLSNPEFVAQLRDIGAVICAAGEGLAPADRKLYALRDVTGTVEAIPLIASSIMSKKIAEGTGALVLDVKVGSGAFMKEVGAARELARTMVELGGAHGVRTVALLTDMSTPLGLTIGNAIEVAESVEVLAGGGPADVVELTLALAREMLDVAGVDADPAKTLESGAAMDSWRAMIRAQGGDPDAPLPGAKETEVLRASTDGVVAGLDAYGIGIAAWRLGAGRARKEDPVSAGAGVVLKVRPGDRVRAGDPLLELRTDEPARIPAARADAEAAIRIADAAPEPTPLLIDRIA, from the coding sequence ATGAGCGGCGAGTTCGCGGCAGTCGACGTCATCATCGCCAAGCGGGACGGGCACGCGCTGTCCGACGCCCAGATCGACTGGGTGGTCGACGCGTACACCCGCGGGGTGGTGGCGGACGAGCAGATGTCGGCGCTGGCCATGGCCATCCTGCTGCGGGGCATGACCGGCGCGGAGATCGCCCGGTGGACCGCCGCGATGATCGCCAGCGGGGAGCGGCTCGACCTGTCCGCGGTGTCGCGCCCGACCGTCGACAAGCACTCGACGGGCGGGGTGGGCGACAAGATCACCTTGCCGCTGACCCCGCTGGTCGCCGCCTGCGGGGTGGCCGTCCCGCAGCTGTCCGGGCGGGGGCTCGGGCACACCGGCGGCACCCTGGACAAGCTGGAATCCATCCCGGGCTGGCGGGCCCGGCTGTCGAACCCGGAGTTCGTCGCACAGCTGCGCGACATCGGCGCGGTGATCTGCGCGGCCGGCGAGGGGCTGGCCCCCGCCGACCGCAAGCTGTACGCGCTGCGCGACGTCACCGGCACCGTAGAGGCCATCCCGCTGATCGCCAGCTCGATCATGAGCAAGAAGATCGCCGAAGGCACGGGCGCGCTGGTGCTGGACGTGAAGGTCGGCTCGGGCGCGTTCATGAAGGAGGTCGGCGCGGCCCGCGAGCTCGCCCGCACCATGGTCGAGCTGGGCGGCGCGCACGGAGTGCGTACGGTCGCCCTGCTCACCGACATGTCGACCCCGCTGGGCCTGACGATCGGCAACGCGATCGAGGTGGCCGAGTCCGTCGAGGTGCTGGCGGGCGGTGGCCCGGCGGACGTGGTGGAGCTGACCCTCGCCCTGGCCCGGGAGATGCTCGACGTGGCCGGGGTCGACGCCGACCCGGCGAAGACGCTGGAGTCCGGCGCCGCGATGGACTCGTGGCGCGCGATGATCCGCGCCCAGGGCGGCGACCCGGACGCCCCGCTGCCGGGCGCCAAGGAGACCGAGGTGCTGCGGGCGAGCACGGACGGGGTGGTGGCCGGGCTCGACGCGTACGGAATCGGCATCGCGGCCTGGCGGCTGGGCGCCGGGCGGGCCCGCAAGGAGGACCCGGTCAGCGCCGGGGCCGGCGTGGTGCTCAAGGTGCGCCCCGGCGACCGGGTGCGCGCCGGGGATCCGCTGCTGGAGCTGCGTACGGATGAACCCGCCCGGATCCCGGCGGCGCGCGCGGACGCCGAGGCGGCGATCCGGATCGCGGACGCCGCGCCAGAGCCCACGCCGCTGCTCATCGATCGCATAGCCTGA
- a CDS encoding cytidine deaminase, translating into MEIDWPGLRAAAIEAMRHAYAPYSDFPVGVAGLVDDGRVVVGCNVENASYGLTLCAECGLVSALHASGGGQLVAVSCVDANGTPLMPCGRCRQLLFEHGGPDCLVEAVPRPLRMDELLPHAFGRADLDALTGPAALPEVPARLARYRGRGTVFVHPDLSGGEQVWTGYWERSAGSSDARDTEVGILEEGPVLPSAAAVVRWARVRTPRIVVVDAEGGLSWAGEGDPPEGIGKRWEAS; encoded by the coding sequence ATGGAGATCGACTGGCCGGGGCTGCGGGCCGCCGCGATCGAGGCGATGCGGCACGCGTACGCCCCGTACTCCGACTTCCCGGTCGGGGTGGCCGGGCTCGTCGACGACGGCCGGGTCGTGGTGGGCTGCAACGTGGAGAACGCGTCGTACGGCCTGACCCTGTGCGCCGAGTGCGGCCTGGTCTCGGCGCTGCATGCCAGCGGCGGCGGCCAGCTGGTCGCGGTGTCCTGCGTCGACGCCAACGGCACGCCGCTGATGCCGTGCGGGCGCTGCCGGCAACTGCTGTTCGAGCACGGCGGCCCGGACTGCCTCGTCGAGGCGGTGCCGCGCCCGCTGCGGATGGACGAACTGCTGCCGCACGCGTTCGGGCGCGCCGACCTGGACGCGCTGACCGGCCCGGCCGCCCTGCCGGAGGTGCCCGCCCGGCTGGCCCGGTACCGGGGGCGCGGCACGGTGTTCGTGCACCCCGACCTCTCCGGCGGCGAGCAGGTGTGGACGGGGTACTGGGAACGCTCGGCGGGCAGCTCCGACGCGCGCGACACCGAGGTGGGGATCCTCGAGGAGGGGCCCGTCCTGCCGAGCGCCGCCGCCGTGGTGCGCTGGGCCCGGGTGCGCACCCCCCGCATCGTCGTGGTGGACGCGGAGGGCGGACTGTCCTGGGCCGGTGAGGGCGATCCGCCGGAGGGCATCGGCAAGCGTTGGGAAGCGTCATAA
- a CDS encoding ABC transporter permease, which yields MSTATVEELTEVTAPTRFWDRQRRLGAALVLLGAVATGLFGPLAHSETARFTLSEDASGAALSINGQLGAILFGVFTIGTGVALLVGVARRWQTMLLSLGILAFVLSFLCWQVAGKFLPLVDTADGTLELAVPLILGALAGVLGERSGVVNVAIEGQLLMGAFAGALVGTMTASVFAGLISAVVGGVIIAALLSVLAIRYLVDQVVVGIVLNLLAVGLTGFLYERLMQPDAASYNQPPRMPNIRIPGLADIPVVGPVLFDTNALVWLALILVVVVHFGLSRTRWGLRTRAVGEHPTAADTVGIRVRGLRYLNVLLGGVIAGLGGAYFTLVATGSFNKNMTAGAGFIALAALIFGRWTPFGALGAALFFGFAQKLAFYLSAVGSPVPNQFLNMLPYLATIVAVAGLVGRVRAPAADGQPYIKS from the coding sequence GTGTCGACGGCGACGGTTGAGGAACTGACCGAGGTCACCGCCCCGACGCGGTTCTGGGACCGGCAGCGCCGCCTGGGCGCCGCCCTGGTGCTGCTGGGGGCGGTGGCGACCGGGCTGTTCGGTCCGCTGGCGCACAGCGAGACCGCCCGGTTCACGCTCAGCGAGGACGCCTCGGGTGCCGCGCTGAGCATCAACGGCCAGCTCGGCGCGATCCTGTTCGGCGTGTTCACGATCGGTACCGGGGTGGCGCTCCTGGTGGGGGTCGCGCGGCGGTGGCAGACCATGCTGCTGTCGCTCGGCATCCTGGCGTTCGTGCTGTCGTTCCTGTGCTGGCAGGTGGCGGGCAAGTTCCTGCCGCTCGTGGACACCGCGGACGGCACGCTGGAGCTGGCGGTGCCGCTGATCCTGGGCGCCCTCGCGGGCGTGCTGGGCGAACGTTCCGGCGTGGTCAACGTGGCGATCGAGGGCCAGCTGCTCATGGGCGCGTTCGCCGGTGCGCTCGTCGGCACCATGACCGCCAGCGTGTTCGCCGGGCTGATCAGCGCGGTCGTCGGCGGGGTGATCATCGCGGCGCTGCTCTCCGTGCTCGCCATCCGGTACCTGGTCGACCAGGTCGTCGTCGGCATCGTGCTCAACCTGCTGGCGGTCGGCCTCACCGGCTTCCTTTACGAGCGGCTCATGCAGCCCGACGCGGCGAGCTACAACCAGCCGCCGCGCATGCCGAACATCCGGATTCCCGGCCTCGCCGACATCCCCGTGGTGGGTCCGGTGCTGTTCGACACGAACGCGCTGGTCTGGCTGGCGCTGATCCTGGTCGTGGTCGTCCACTTCGGGCTGTCGCGGACCCGCTGGGGCCTGCGGACCCGGGCGGTCGGCGAACACCCGACCGCCGCCGACACGGTCGGCATCCGGGTGCGCGGACTGCGCTACCTCAACGTGCTGCTCGGCGGCGTCATCGCGGGCCTGGGCGGTGCGTACTTCACGCTGGTCGCCACGGGCAGCTTCAACAAGAACATGACCGCCGGTGCGGGCTTCATCGCCCTGGCCGCGCTGATCTTCGGGCGGTGGACGCCGTTCGGGGCGCTCGGCGCGGCGCTGTTCTTCGGCTTCGCGCAGAAGCTCGCCTTCTACCTGAGCGCGGTGGGCAGCCCGGTACCCAACCAGTTCCTCAACATGCTGCCGTACCTGGCCACGATCGTGGCAGTGGCGGGGCTCGTCGGGCGGGTCCGCGCCCCGGCCGCCGACGGGCAGCCGTACATCAAGAGCTGA